The following coding sequences are from one Vicugna pacos chromosome 11, VicPac4, whole genome shotgun sequence window:
- the LOC140699269 gene encoding anthrax toxin receptor-like — MENHGPWMPGPGLFLLLLLPPPLLSAGSFNHSILDWRNFQRLGLGCKNIQHYLNPGWRNLEKANKVYDYDGDFDLYFILDAPENVSMAAILDRLPQGLNVLVVVSALLCMS; from the exons ATGGAGAACCATGGGCCCTGGATGCCCGGCCCCGGGCTCTTCCTGCTACTGTTGCTGCCCCCTCCACTGCTGAGTGCAGGGAGCTTCAACCACAGCATCCTGGACTGGAGAAACTTCCAACGACTTGGCTTGGGCTGCAAAAACATTCAGCACTACCTCAACCCAGGGTGGAGAAACCTCGAGAAGGCAAATAAGGTGTATGACTACGATGGGGACTTCGACCTCTACTTCATCTTGGATGC GCCTGAGAATGTTTCCATGGCTGCCATTTTGGACAG GCTTCCCCAAGGGCTGAACGTCCTGGTTGTCGTCAGTGCTCTGCTCTGCATGTCATAA